The genomic segment CAGCCCTCAAGGAAGTGCTAATCTGCAGTAATCAACAATTCAATTCATTGGCTGTTCTTAACCTAAAATCACATCCCCTTGAGGTACGCATAGGCTTTCCCCACCCAGCCTGTAACCCCCAAAGGAGCGAGTGCCTGTTGGCTGCTCTTTTGCCTCCTCACCTCAtggctctcctctccctcctgctggTGACTCTACCCGGGACTGTTCTTCCTCACTGTACAGGGTGTTCTCTGTGCACCAACATGAGAAGGAGTTGGTATTTTAGGACTGCAGCAAACCAGGTTGGATGTAGTACAGTTGTTCCCCTTGTGACTGAGGGCCATGGACTTCAAAGCCATTGTGCTCTTAACCAGGCTTTGCTTCCCAAAAGTGGTAACTGCGAGTAAATAAACTCCAGTCCTGATAGAGGGTGAAAGCATGAAGTACAGGGATTATTCTCACACATGCAGACACAGCGTTCTTGTATTCTCAGTGGTGACATTGAGATACCTAaaacttgatgtgttttgtctTATTCAGCTTTTTACAAGCTCCGTGCAGATGAATCCCACAGATCATATCACTAATAGCAAAGTAAGTCTTGACTCCATCGCTTGATGTACACACCGTAGCGAGAGATGCAAACATCACTcatccttttctgttttcctcactGGTGTattagtactttttttttcatactctGGCTTTGACGGCTTCCCTGAGAATAGGAAGCCCGCAGCCGAATTCATCCTGTCTGTTAGGCTTCAAACAGAAAAGGGAGAAGTGTAATCCATAACGTCCTTTAAAACTCTCCTTACCTTGAAACTGATAGCTGTACCTTGTACTAGGTTCTTGACTTTTGTATCCTCTAAGGTTTTAGCACttgcacacacagcacaacagACTTTGTTAGAGCTCTGTTCAATCTGTCTTGTCTGGCAGGAAAAGTAAcacaagaaaagcagcagagcaaagaTCTTGTGTTTTTAATTTGTCTTGTCCATCCATGAGCATTCATTTTGGTTCTTGCTTGGGTGAGCCTGTGCTTCCATGTCCCGTTTTCTCAGCCAAGGTGTGTGAGTGTGGGTCACGGATGCTGCTGCATCCCTTCACGAAGgcaaattggattttttttcacgGTTGGTCAGCTGTGCTCTAGTGGCACCAGAACAGGCTTTGAGCACGATTTTAaggttttcctttatttctagGTGGAGGCAAAGGGAATAGAAACTACTAAGAACAATGCTGCTCCAGCATCTTCGCAGGAAAACCAAGAGTCGAAGCCCAAATCAGGTCAGTTGCTGGGTTTTGTTGAAACAATTTAACAGCTGAACAAGCATTGTTCTAAAAACCATCTTGGTTATTTGTTCTCTTACCTGGTTCTGTGTCATTCCGATTTGCAAGGAACTGAAACAAAACTTGCCCTTGATTGCTTTTTAGGTTTTTGGCACTGCACCAGGTGCAGAGAAACTTAAGGTTTTTTTGCAGGAGAAATCTGAACAAACGATGTTATGAACGAATACAATTCTTTAGTTGCTCTTTGAAAAGTCctgggacagcaggatgaccacaagccagcaatgtgcccttgtggccaaggagaccagtggcatcctggggagTTTTAGAAGGGCTGTcggcagcaggttgagagagggtctcctccccctctactctgccctcatgagactgcatctggaatactgtgtccagttctgagctgctcagttcaagaaagacggggagctgctggagagagttgagtgcagggccacaaaggtgataaagggagtggagcatctcctttatgatgaaaggctgagggagctggggctctttagcttggagtagaggagagtgaggggtgacctcattaatgtttacaaatatataaaggccgggtgtcaggaggatggagccacgCTGTTCTCAATGacatccaatgataggacaaggggcaacgggtataaactggaacataagaggttcttaagaaatacaggaagaatttcttcactgtgagggtggggaagcactggagcaggctgcccaggtgggttgtggagtctccttctctggggacattcaaaatgcacctgggtgagttcctgtgtgacctactctaggaggtcctgctctggcagggcagttggactaggtgatcttttgaggtcccttccagcctttgagattctgtgaaaacaaatcTCTACCATGGCTTctgttaattattattttaatcagTTTTATGGGCTGGATTTTGTTACTTCTGCACGTGCTCTGCTGATGCTTGGGGAATTCTTTTTTACCCCTTAGACAAGCAGCTGATACAGTACACGGCCTTCCCACTCCTCGCCTTCTTCGATGGGAACGCAGGCTCCGCTGTGGAGAGCGGGAGCACGGCAGCTACCGACAGAGCCCCAGAGGTGGacgagctgctggagagcagcctggACCCTCAGCCCACCCAGAGCAAGCTGGTGCGGCTGGAGCCACTGACGGAGGCCGAGGCGAGCGAGGCCACCCTCTTCTATCTATGTGAACTCGCCCCGGCGCCCATGGATACGGACATGCCCTTCTTGGATAACTGATGTCCTGGGCACACTGTACATAGTCATGAACTATTTATTTAGAATATCGTTTGGTATATGACGGCTTTTTTTTGTAAACCGCTGGTTTCTGTAACCAGGTTGACGTGGAATCCAAAACACCTTTCCTACGCCACTTCCTACAAGCGCCTGTAACACCATGGTTAGAGGGAGCCGCTGGGGACGGTTGGTAACACCACGTCTGACTATTCctgcgctgctgctgctgtcacataCATATTGCTAAGTACCCCGGGCACCTGAACACGTGTTTGTAGTAAGCTTTATGGTTTCTTATACTTCTGGTCTTACATATGATGACGTAAACTAGTAGTGTATGGTTAGGGAGCACTGGCTTTCTgtatcttgggtttttttctattttttacaatattttaacAAACATGAGGCTTTTTTGGGGTAGCGGGGGACCAGGACCTGatgtaggctttttttttccctgcctgaACTGGGAACAAAGTGCCTGTACCTTGCTCAATCATGGTTCTGCCTTACTTTCACTGCAGTGGAAGTGCTCACACAGCACAAAGGGGGAGGGTGGGAGGGTTGGGGAAGAGACCTTGACAGCCGCCAGGCCCCTTGACTGCATGAGTACTCTGAACTTGGACCATCTACtccaataaaataaatgttacttAAGTGTGATAATCACTACTAGGAGCTGGTTCTTAATCCATGCACCAAGCCGGTGTGCATTTAggagcctgtattttttcatatgAGTGGCTCTGGAAAAAGTGCTGCTCTCATACTTTTTCCAACAAGGGTGTATCTCCAACCATCACAGTTTATTTATAAACCTCCCTAGGTGGCAAATGCAGCAAATGGTGTTTATGCAGCAAATGAACGGTGTTTTCCTTTAGTGCTACAGAGAGGAATATTTTCTCTTCAGGAGAAGAGCTCTACTCCCACTGAAAAGGTGTTTCCATTGTTGCCTTTACACCCAAGACCTGTCCTCACTGTGGGTGCAGTGCACAGCTGAGTGCCAgaggggggtcagggtgggtgCAGCTGACACACTGCTAAGTCAGTCATCTCACCCTAAGCTCCTTGCTTTAACAGAAGCAGTAAGTTAAACCCTCATGGAAGCcaagttttctttcctctgccctTGAAGCTGTAGCTGAAGAAAGGGGAGAAGCTCCAGTGTGTGAGATGGACCACTGAAGGGAGAAAGAGGATTTTAGTAATTTAACATGACAACAGAAAAACGGCTCCAGCACTGCATTCAaaacttcctttgttttttaaggagCAGTCTAGCCCTTGTGCAAGGAGCCGAGGCCAAAGGCACAGGCAGCCCTTCATCTTCCTCATCCATTCACCTATTGTTACAGGATTGGGGAACTGGCAGTTGAATGCCAGTGCTCAGGGTTTTACCCACCCTTGGCAGAGCTTtggggagcacagcagcaggggctgaggcagggaTGCATTTGCAAGTGTGAAGCACATTTGTGTTTTGGAGAGATGGGTGCAAAGGGCAGGGGGGTAAGAACTGCTAAAAACAACCCCCCCAGGGGGACACAGCAATGGCACCCAGAGCCAGGGGGCGGCTGCCTTACCTCCCTCGCACAGAAGGTGACAACACGACACAAAACCCTGTGCCGCCTATGCCTGGCGGCAGTAAGGAGCAGACAAAGTCCTTGGATGTCATCCAGATTGATTTATTAATAAGGTAACAACATATTCCAAATTATTATGAGCCTTTACTAATCATTCCATTACCACCTCAAGTCTGACTGACATGTCAGACTGCTGCAGTAAATGTGCTTAGGTgctgaattaaaataaaagcttagAGAATAATTAGCCACAGGAAGTCACAGTATAAATGCCACAGTAACAGATCAGCGTGACATCTGCTGAAGGCTCCAGGGTCACTCCCAGTCAGGCTGCTCTAGGCTCATGTTGTAGCAAGTAACAGAAATAATGCAGCTTACTGAATCACAAAGCCGCAAGtacaaaagcatttcagatttCCTAACAGCACAGAACTATACAGTGTGGTAATCAGACAGATTAATTGCTTACCTCCTGCCTAGATTTAGACTTTCTAGGCCTAACTCCATCTCTGGCCATGTATAACAAGCAAAATACCTGATACATTAAAAGGTTTCAAATATTTAGAGCCCTAGATACACTGAGAAATGACTCTTGAAGTGTCAGTTAATGCAAACCTCCTTCAGTTACTGCAATTTTAgtgctctttttcttcccatttcttttttaaacaatactCTAAAAATTCCTCTAAAGGGCTTACAGAGTTTTTACCACTCAGCTCCTTGCAATCTCAGTGATTGAGTCTCAGCCAAGAGAGAAAGTGGCACACCAAACAGCAATAAATTACAGCACAGCTATCCCATTTAAactactttaaagaaaaaataatacataGATGCACATTGTAAACAGGTGCCTCAAAAACATGCTTCTGAGCATCCAGTAGCAGGACATTTTTCCCCAGGGTGTCTGCAAAGGGACACATGGAACCCACCAGCACCAAGGAGGACATCTGCAACTCCTCTGCAGCTGTAGGGACAAGTTTCCCTACTTAACACCTGTGCATAAGGTACCACTGACCCCCCCTACTGGGAGAGGTCAGGCCATTGGTTCCCAAATGCAGCAAGATGTCCAGTGAACTCCAACATGGACGCTTCTGCATCTAACAGCGCTTTCTCAAGACTTTGGAATCAAGGCAACCGGGATCAAAGGCAGCCCCTCCTTTGCTTGCAAAACCTGATCTAATACTGTTTTGAACCCTAATTAATAGTTGcacctttttttcctacagctATTTAACGccactgaagggaaaaaaatcctacttCCAAAAAGTCCTGATCTTAATCTAATGCTCCCGGAGCACTTAGGTCTAGGTGTAATCCTATGAAAACCATCACTATAGCAATTGTCACTGAGCTCAGCTAGAAAAAGTCCTTTAGTGAAATGACAAGAGACATGATTCAGGGTAATCATGCAGAATAAAGCAGGGTATGCTACATGGACACACGCACACGTGTTACAGCTGCACTGCTACGAGGAACGCTGTGTCACAGGTGGGCTGAAGCCACCACAGCCCCCCTACCCCCCagggagcagcacagctcagtcAAAGTCACGGTTGGTAAGAACGAGTGGAGCCACCAGCGTCCACACGTACAGCATGATGCCGATCCAGCTGGAAGATATCTTCACCCAGACCGATGGCCACTTGCTGGTCATCGTCTCGTAAGAAGAATCCGGActgggagagaagggaaagaaagaaaggtaatCTGTAGGTTTCATTTCAGTGACACACCTGTGTAATTACACCACTCATCAACTTCATTCTTCACTTCAGCTTCATGCCTCAAAGGACATCTCTGCCCTTCCTCTTCCAGGCAGTTCACACCAACCCATTCAAGAACACCACTTGTGAGTTGGTGTCACAGGAAAGtggagaacagcagcagcccaaaatgtatttattaagaGAACCTGTTTTACAAGGAATCTCTGAGCAAATCTATGAAAACGCATGAAATAGATAGCATTTCTGGATGCATTTTACCTTGCCAAAAGACAACACCTAGGCAAATATTTAACTTGACATCATATAGACCCAGGCAAGGCCACAAACCAAATACACTGCAGGACTATCTATTGAGTTACGTTTGCAGGTAACACCTTTCTAGTGTTGCTATTTTGATGCTGGTCCTTTATCAAATTACTAGAGACCACAGTTTACATTTGTTCAAGCTGTTACATAATGGCAATTCACACATCCGAggattattttactgtgaggatttTTTGAAGGAGCAAGCAACCTAAATTTCCTTCCACCAGACCATCACAGAaaggctgaggttggaaggcAACTCTAAAGGACATCTGGgtcaacctccctgctcaagcagggacacctacaGCCAGCTAACCAGAACTACAGACAAGTGACTttggaatatctccagggatggagactccacaacctccctgggaaaCCTGTGTCAGCACCtgctcaccctcacagtgaaaaaatgtttGCTGATGTTCAGAAGGAACccactgtgtttcagtttgtgccaaCTGTCCCTGGTCCTGTCATCGGGCACCAATGAAAATACTCTGTCCTCTTTGCACCCTCCCTTAGGGTATTAATATACATTGATAAGATCCTACTGAGCCTCCCTCTTCCCTGGTctgagcagccacagctctctcagtctcttctcgTATGAGATATGCTtcagtcccttcatcatctgtgTGTCCCTTTGCCGGTCTCTCTCCAGTATGGACATATGTCTCTTGTACTGGGTAGCCCAGGACTGGACTCAGCACTCCAGGTGTGGTATCATCAGTGCTGAATAGAGGGGAAGGAttacctcccttgacctgttgatACAACATGTCCcgattctctttcttttccagtccTCTGTACCAGACATGGCCCTGGTGTTTAGTTGTTACAGAATTTAAGCCTATCCTGTTCACTTCAGCGGGACATATTCCAGCAGTCCACTGGGTCACGAGAACTATCCTAAAAATATGACTGTAACTTGTGAAAAAGGCTGGCTACTccaattttaaaatactatttgtTAAATACAGACTGAACAGTATATTTCCCTTGAGAAGTTCCTTTCCAGACTTACAGCACACAACTTGTACCTCCTCATCCAGCAAAAGATAGCATCTTGTGCCCTTGCAATGAGCACTATATACTATCAAATGTAAATACCTGTACCAGTTGGTAAGCGTCATCATGATATAGAGTGATGCCAGGAAAAGCATGAAATGAAAGAAGGAGTAGCTGTAGGTAACTCCATCCCTCTCGTTATCTATGGCTCGGTGAACATCATCCCCATCGTCCAGAGAGCCGTCGCTCCGGGGCATTCCATCCTCTATCAGCGTCGACTCATCACTGGTCAGCATCAGCTTGTTCACCTGGCTGTTGTTGGATGTGCGGATGCTGCATTTGAGGGGAGAAGCCGCAGCACAGTTACCCAGAGAAACACAACTTGGTGTCCGACAATGACAAGTAACACAGCTTAACAggatcatttttttaaattgtcttaCCTTGAATAGAGAACAcacagcaaaaacaaaaccagtcctACAATTCCTTGTGCATCCCACCACTGAACTACCTGCCCCTGGGTCGGAGTGGTGGTGCTGTTGTAACCTATGATGCTCAGCAAACTCGGGTTACAGCGCCTGTCTTGGGGGGGAAAAATAGTCATATTAGAACTTACACAAAACAAGAACAGAGCAAGTACTTAACAACACATTTCCACACTGAACGCGTGGCTATGGAAAGGAGCTTTGTGACACCAACAGTATTGAAGTAAAAAAAGCTTTCAATCTAATTTTAGTCTACTGAGCCTCTCTATAGCAGGCAGATGACAGTATGTGGCATAAAAATGTCTCTGAGCAGAAAAAAGGAGTTCAAACTTATATAATACACACATTGGCTTCTTTACTGTTCTGTCTCCTAGAATTAGACTCAACGTTAAGTAAAAATTCTCTGCTTATTGGAAGTCCACCACTAGGAAACAAGTTTGACAAAAGCATCCTCTACAGATGGAGCACTAGAGTCATCTCAGAGTTGGAAAAGCATGCTACAAAGTCAGCTTCATATTACCAACAGTTCCCAGTCTACAGGTAACAGAGATGAAACAGCTGAAAGCTGCAGGCAATCTCATTTCCCCATAACTACTGCAGGAATTAGATATGACTTATATGTACACTGttacacagaagcacagaagatTGTCCAAAATTAAGATGAAAGACCCAATTAGAACCACCAAAATCTATTTGGCAGATTAATCACCAGAATTTTGgaatgtatttattaaaaattcttttttgttaGAGATGTTCAGCTGTTCTCACACAtaagaaacactgaaaacattaatctttaaaaaatcctCAGTTTGGAACAATAGAATCAATAGCATCTCAGTCAACAGGTAAGAAAACTTGAAGCTTGGTAAGGAGATGAGCCTTTCAGACACTTCGGAAAAGTTGTGATAATTTGCAAATTTAAGCCTTATTTTTCTGCAATATGTGTAAGAATTTCTAAATTCTTTATAAATTCTGCAATCTTGCCAGTAACAGGCAGAAATTCTTCCATAAGATAAACACAAGAGCATGGGAACAAAAACAAATGTTATATTTGGAGGAACTATTTCTTCAGCATTGTCACAGAAAGATAGAGTGGGGGAAGAGAACACAAACTAACGAGCCCTGCCTCTAACTCGCATGCTTCATAGTACCCGGTTCTGACAGTGCTGTGCAAAAAGGTGCAGACATGACTTCCTGCTGAACTCATTGCCTTAAAAGCCACCAACTGCTATTACACCTACCTGGTTCATTGGTCATAGCTGACCAAGTCAAATACATCGtgtaaatagtgatcacagaagACTGCAGCAAACCGGATCTTGGCTGAGATTCCTATAAGAAGCCACAAAACAGTAAAGTTAGGCAATGGAAAGATCTTGGGCATGACTGTATTTTAGGTTTCTGGGACTGATGATatagagaaaaaagaacaaaccaaaccaaaatagaACAGTTACCTGAATCCTGGGCAGAATTGACATTACAGAAGCTCCGATACATAGCAGCATATTAACACTGATGAAGGTCTTGTTTTCAGAACAACCTTCCGGGTGAGTGTaataaacataaaacaacacaataGCCACTAGAGACAGCAGGTAATTGACAGCTGTAGctgacagcagagctgtgtAAAAGAGACAAAAACAGTTAAACTGGTTGATAACAGAGAGTATTAAAAGATGAAATAACATTGCATGGTTATCAGGTTTTGGTATACAATGACTTAGACAGCAGCGCTGGGCACTGAAATGTGAAGGAAGTGAATTCTTCCCAAGACTCTGAGGTGCTAAAAAGACAGAACACAATAAATGGGAAGTCTGAAGCCATACTTGATTCTCCAACTGCTCTAATAGCAACTGAGAAGAGCAAGTACGAAGGAATACAGTTACACTACACACACTTTGGCTAAAAACTTAAGAAACTGAATAACTACTTCTCCCATAGAAGAAAGACCAAAACCTTATTTCCAAATTCCATCCTATTAAAAACATCAGAGTGAAGTGGCCATTGCATGAAGACAGGTTGTGCTGTCTTTTGAAACACTTAAAGCACTTCAGATGTGATCATTTATTAAAATGAAGGCATTGTTTCTCCAGTGAGATGCCTTGTACTCTGCTTCACTAGCATGGCCTGTCACTCAGCATACACCTCTGAAGAATGACCAACtggcagaaaggaaaaacaattacTTGAGATGCTTGTACACAACATGAAGCACCAACAGGCTACTTTGTTCTTCATCAGTGCCAAACTGTAAGAAAACATGTGGCTGCAAAAAAATGAACCCAAAAACCTGCAATTGCTGCTGTCTGCTCTCATAAACTGATGCCCTGCTCCCAGGGATCGCATCTTATTACTCAGGGGCAGCTGCCCCtttccctgcctcctcctcctgatTTAACTTGACATCAAAAGGGCAGCAAGACAACAGCACTGAACTACATCATCTGAGAAAGAGATACTAGGCACAAAGCAGCCCTTCTGCACAGTGGTAAAATGCACTAGTCAGTGAGTAACTTCACATAATGCACGATGAAATGTAAAACTTGATGGCAGTACAGTCCTTTACCTGCATACCAGCATCTCGAGTTTCCTTCCTCCATTTTTTCAACCCAAGACTCATTCCAGGAGTGGGCAAAGTCAATGAGCAAGACCAGCTGAATAAGAATAAAGCAGAATGCTCCAGCCATACCTACATAAAACCACactaaaagagaaataaaacaaaaccagttcaGACCCATAAATAATTCACCACCCTGTCTTAATGTCCCTAAACACAGGTATAGTTACACAGCTACAAATAAAACTGTAAGACACTAGCATGCACTTAGTTTCGTTTTAAACCCAGTTACAACTGCACCACGATATAGTGGAAGGCAATAATCCCTTACCAGTTGTAAATGGTCCCTCTGGTATGAAGAAAGCTCCAACACTAATTGCAAGTGCTGTTGCAAACTTAAAGAACCAGAATCtaaagggaaatgaaaacaaataagtCAGGCAACTACTGAAGTTGGATCTAACTCACAAAAACTTTGAAGTACGCAACACACACATCCTGAAGAGTCAGGTTTTAATTCAGTCATTCTTAACTTACTTACTTTGAAGTAGGATAAAAATCTTATCTGCCCAAGATAAAATACGCTCAAAGTGTGCTAGACTGACAGAGTTTGACACATTTCCCAGAGATATCTCACTCACGTATTACAAATGAAGGCAGAGTGAAAAACAA from the Colius striatus isolate bColStr4 chromosome 2, bColStr4.1.hap1, whole genome shotgun sequence genome contains:
- the SERINC1 gene encoding serine incorporator 1, whose amino-acid sequence is MGGVLGLCSMASWIPCLCGSAPCLLCRCCPSGNNSTITRLIYAFFLLLGVSVACVMLIPGMEEQLKKIPGFCDGGMGTSIPGVHGHVNCDVLVGYKAVYRVCFGMAMFFLLFSLLMIKVKSSNDPRAAVHNGFWFFKFATALAISVGAFFIPEGPFTTVWFYVGMAGAFCFILIQLVLLIDFAHSWNESWVEKMEEGNSRCWYAALLSATAVNYLLSLVAIVLFYVYYTHPEGCSENKTFISVNMLLCIGASVMSILPRIQESQPRSGLLQSSVITIYTMYLTWSAMTNEPDRRCNPSLLSIIGYNSTTTPTQGQVVQWWDAQGIVGLVLFLLCVLYSSIRTSNNSQVNKLMLTSDESTLIEDGMPRSDGSLDDGDDVHRAIDNERDGVTYSYSFFHFMLFLASLYIMMTLTNWYSPDSSYETMTSKWPSVWVKISSSWIGIMLYVWTLVAPLVLTNRDFD